The following coding sequences lie in one Cupriavidus sp. WKF15 genomic window:
- a CDS encoding LysR family transcriptional regulator encodes MIRADDPFDTYLLRVLCILIAEQSVSRTAIRLNQSQPAISSALKRLRAIFNDPLLTREKNVMVPTERALQIARNAQAALSALDNLLVSDDRFDPATTEQTFTVAMPDYLAPPFFAHVVREFRRAAPHARLVAMPLSASFDYEQALSEGAADIVIGNWPNPPEHLHLSVLLEDEVVCMVAQDSAHNQPGKFTAQAYLGAAHIVPTPYSRDQRGLVDSGLSTMRVHRDNRVSCPYFNLAPSLIPGTDLILTTGRHFANYHAQHVPVAVLRPPIEFPFMRFYQLWHPSRHRSAAHMWLRGMLTAASQELRNLRDMQQA; translated from the coding sequence ATGATCCGCGCCGACGACCCCTTCGATACCTACCTGCTGCGCGTGCTGTGCATCCTCATTGCCGAGCAGAGCGTCTCGCGCACGGCCATCCGCCTGAACCAGTCGCAGCCGGCGATCAGCTCGGCGCTCAAGCGGCTGCGCGCGATCTTCAACGACCCGCTGCTCACGCGAGAAAAGAATGTGATGGTGCCGACCGAGCGCGCCTTGCAGATCGCGCGCAATGCGCAGGCCGCGCTCAGCGCGCTGGACAACCTGCTGGTGTCGGACGACCGCTTTGATCCCGCCACCACGGAGCAGACCTTTACCGTGGCGATGCCCGATTACCTGGCGCCGCCGTTCTTCGCCCACGTGGTGCGCGAATTCCGCCGCGCGGCGCCGCACGCGCGCCTGGTGGCCATGCCGTTGAGCGCATCGTTCGACTACGAACAGGCCTTGTCGGAAGGTGCGGCGGACATTGTCATCGGCAACTGGCCCAACCCGCCGGAACACCTGCATTTGTCGGTGCTGCTGGAAGACGAGGTGGTCTGCATGGTGGCGCAGGACAGCGCGCACAACCAGCCCGGCAAGTTCACCGCGCAGGCTTACCTGGGTGCGGCGCACATCGTGCCCACGCCCTATTCGCGCGACCAGCGCGGCCTGGTCGATTCGGGACTGAGCACCATGCGCGTACACCGCGACAACCGCGTGAGCTGCCCCTACTTCAACCTCGCGCCGAGCCTGATACCCGGCACCGACCTGATCCTGACCACTGGTCGTCACTTTGCCAACTATCACGCACAGCATGTGCCGGTGGCGGTGCTCAGGCCGCCGATCGAGTTCCCGTTCATGCGCTTCTACCAGCTATGGCATCCGTCGCGCCATCGCTCGGCCGCCCATATGTGGCTGCGCGGCATGCTGACGGCTGCCTCGCAGGAGCTGCGCAATCTGCGCGACATGCAGCAGGCCTAG
- the uraD gene encoding 2-oxo-4-hydroxy-4-carboxy-5-ureidoimidazoline decarboxylase, with protein sequence MSQSIDLAPVNALDQAGFARVFGSVFEHFPQAAAGAWAQRPFASVAALHDAMMDVVRKLDDQGQRDFLNLHPLLSGANIRAGTMTADSNAEQKSAGLDAMSAQQEASLDRMNAAYLARHGFPFIICVRHYTREGIFAALERRVDRSTAVELDEALAQIAAITRGRLNARLNALAS encoded by the coding sequence ATGTCACAGTCAATCGATCTCGCGCCGGTCAACGCGCTGGACCAGGCGGGCTTCGCGCGCGTGTTCGGCAGCGTGTTCGAGCACTTTCCGCAGGCGGCGGCAGGGGCCTGGGCGCAGCGCCCGTTTGCGTCGGTGGCCGCGCTGCATGACGCGATGATGGACGTGGTGCGCAAGCTCGACGACCAGGGCCAGCGCGATTTCCTGAACCTGCACCCGCTGCTGTCCGGCGCCAACATCCGCGCGGGCACGATGACGGCGGATTCGAACGCGGAACAGAAGAGCGCGGGCCTCGATGCGATGTCGGCGCAGCAGGAAGCGTCGCTGGACCGCATGAACGCGGCCTACCTTGCGCGCCATGGCTTCCCGTTCATCATCTGCGTGCGGCACTACACGCGTGAAGGCATCTTCGCCGCGCTGGAGCGCCGCGTCGACCGCAGCACGGCAGTGGAGCTGGATGAGGCGCTGGCGCAGATCGCGGCGATTACGCGAGGGCGGCTCAACGCGCGCCTGAACGCGCTGGCGTCATGA
- a CDS encoding methyl-accepting chemotaxis protein: MFTTIRARIMALCVAIVVAALALNAALSQIVANRYNNEAIDSSLTAVQNGHAAAITDWVASHSQMINSLQDAVLQPEPDAALRQIADAGGFTNVYVGYADKTARFSNPAGIPPGYDPTGRPWYKQAVGAGKPVVTPPYVDAGTGKLVVAFAAPVVRDGGVKGVVSGDVAMDTVIANVKAIRPTPASFGMLVSKNGLIVAHPDDKLTLKPVSELVPALGADKLASLPGATQPLEVKVAGVAKLLRAREIPNSDWMVIVALDKSEATAGMRSALVAAVLALIIIACVAAIVAGAVTAVSFRRLSQIRDAMRAIGSGDGDLTQRLPADGRDEVAQIAVAFNTFADKLCTVMREIRDASESVRAASEEIAAGNIDLSRRTESAAASLEQTAASMEEITATVSQSSNSAQQARDSVGTASRVAQDGGVVIGEVITTMGEIESASVRVADIINVIEGIAFQTNILALNAAVEAARAGDQGRGFAVVAGEVRALAQRSAQAAKEIKTLIETTVGSVTTGSGQVQRAGETMNEIVSNVSKVTSIISEITHAAIEQTRGIQEVNKAVTQLDEMVQQNAALVEQSTAAASALQSQAASLAGAVGQFRLG, translated from the coding sequence ATGTTCACCACCATCCGCGCGCGGATCATGGCCCTATGCGTGGCCATTGTCGTCGCCGCACTGGCCCTCAACGCTGCGCTCAGCCAGATCGTCGCCAACCGCTACAACAACGAAGCGATCGACAGCAGCCTCACGGCCGTGCAGAACGGCCACGCCGCCGCCATCACCGACTGGGTCGCTTCCCACAGCCAGATGATCAACTCGCTGCAGGACGCCGTGCTGCAGCCTGAACCCGACGCCGCGCTCAGGCAGATCGCCGATGCCGGCGGCTTCACCAACGTCTACGTCGGCTACGCGGACAAGACCGCCAGGTTCTCGAACCCGGCCGGCATTCCGCCCGGCTACGATCCCACCGGCCGCCCCTGGTACAAGCAGGCCGTCGGCGCCGGCAAGCCGGTAGTGACGCCGCCCTATGTCGATGCGGGCACCGGCAAGCTGGTGGTCGCGTTCGCGGCGCCCGTGGTGCGCGACGGCGGCGTGAAAGGCGTTGTCTCGGGCGACGTGGCCATGGACACCGTGATCGCCAACGTCAAGGCGATCCGCCCGACGCCGGCAAGCTTCGGCATGCTGGTGTCGAAGAACGGGCTGATCGTCGCGCACCCCGACGACAAGCTCACGCTCAAGCCGGTGTCGGAACTGGTGCCGGCACTGGGCGCCGACAAGCTCGCTTCGCTGCCCGGCGCGACGCAGCCGCTTGAGGTGAAAGTCGCCGGCGTCGCCAAGCTGCTGCGCGCGCGTGAGATCCCGAACTCCGACTGGATGGTGATCGTCGCGCTGGACAAGTCGGAGGCCACCGCCGGCATGCGCTCCGCGCTGGTTGCCGCGGTGCTGGCGCTCATCATCATCGCCTGCGTGGCGGCGATTGTCGCCGGCGCCGTGACGGCGGTGTCGTTCCGGCGCCTGTCGCAGATCCGCGATGCCATGCGCGCGATCGGCTCCGGCGATGGCGACCTCACGCAGCGCCTGCCCGCCGACGGCCGCGATGAAGTTGCGCAGATCGCCGTGGCATTCAACACCTTTGCCGACAAGCTCTGTACCGTCATGCGCGAGATCCGCGACGCGAGCGAATCCGTACGCGCGGCGTCGGAGGAAATCGCCGCCGGCAACATCGACCTGTCGCGCCGCACCGAAAGCGCGGCGGCCAGTCTCGAGCAGACTGCAGCTTCGATGGAAGAGATCACGGCAACGGTATCGCAGTCCTCGAACTCGGCTCAGCAGGCCAGGGATTCTGTCGGCACGGCATCGCGCGTGGCACAGGACGGTGGCGTGGTGATCGGCGAAGTGATCACCACCATGGGTGAAATCGAAAGCGCCTCGGTGCGCGTGGCGGACATCATCAACGTGATCGAAGGCATTGCCTTCCAGACCAACATCCTCGCGCTGAACGCCGCCGTTGAAGCCGCGCGTGCCGGCGACCAGGGACGCGGCTTTGCCGTGGTGGCGGGTGAGGTGCGCGCACTGGCGCAACGCAGCGCGCAGGCCGCCAAGGAAATCAAGACGCTGATCGAAACGACCGTGGGCAGCGTGACCACCGGCTCGGGTCAGGTGCAGCGAGCCGGCGAGACCATGAATGAGATCGTCAGCAATGTCTCGAAGGTGACCAGCATCATCTCCGAGATCACGCATGCGGCTATCGAGCAGACACGCGGCATCCAGGAAGTGAACAAGGCCGTGACCCAGCTCGATGAGATGGTGCAGCAGAACGCGGCGCTGGTGGAGCAATCCACGGCCGCGGCTTCGGCGCTGCAGTCGCAGGCGGCGAGCCTGGCGGGGGCGGTGGGACAGTTCAGGCTCGGTTGA